A stretch of DNA from Labrus mixtus chromosome 6, fLabMix1.1, whole genome shotgun sequence:
ccttcttataatcctcgtttcatccaggatgttttatttgttttactgttaactttaacCAATCTctgtctcggttgtttctcttttctctgttcattggatgattgctgcactgttgttttatttttcatgcttttaataggattttatttttgtgtatttgactgttgggattttttcttttttctgtaaagcactttgtgacgttggttttgataagtgctttataaataaactttattattattatattattattatctgtaGAAAATGAATAACTGCTTTTGTAATCAAGTGGTGGTTCTCATATTGACCAAGCAATGTTTtaactgaaaaacaaagttatCCCCACGTCAGACAATCTTTTGAATAATGCCTTTCTTTGTAaggtgtcatttttttatattctgtgtATAACTGTTTCAGGActtccacattcacacagtccACTGGGATGTTTTCCTACAGTGTGTAAACATTGGTTTAACCCACAGTGACCCAGCCTCAGTCCAGTTACTTTGACTGCATCTCTCGAGTTTCCAGCATAACTGACAGACTTCCTAATCAATGATTAAAATtggagcttcttcttcttcgtttgtttttaaaggctgtTGGCTTCCAAAGAGTTGCATTACCGCCTACCTCTGGATTTGTAGTAACACTACAGTTACCTTTTATTAACTGAATTCCATCAGCAGACAATAAAAAGTTCTACACTTGAACCTGAGAATAAACTACACTAATGATTATATATTTTGGATATAGCTgctttgtgaaataaaacaacctGTCTTTGAAAAGGGAGTACAGCAAGAAGCAGAAAAGTCTGTATTTTTCTGAATCTTTGTCACTCTGTTGTTGTGAGACGATGTTGTTCCGGTCTTGACCGCAGCCTCAGCGTTCCCggtgtttccccccccccccccccccccccgtccctcttgtgtctgtctgtgaggcGGGCGTGGCTCATCACTCTCCAGTCCTGCCTCCTCGTTACCAGGTCAAGccgcttctcctcctcctcctccttgcttCCCATCCACAGTCCAGCCTGCATGTTTTTCAACATTGTGTTGAATCAGAAGTCTACAACAGCAGTCGTTTCCGAGCGATGCTCCCGGCAGAAAAATCCGACCACAGCAGAACTATCGGCGGTGAGCTTTGTCGCGGTGCAAAGTCGGTAAACAAAGTTCAATCTGAGTTGGAGTCAGATGGTGGAATAGATCTCAGAGTGTGCCCAAAGACTTGTCCTCTGTCTTAACTAACCGTCAATTATCTGAGAGAGAAATTTCTTCcaaaaaatataagaaatgcTCGTTCTCTGAAGACATACAAACTTGGAGTTATGAGTCAAAAACCTTTTTACTACATGCAGCATGGAAAGACGACATTACAGTAGTTCTCTTCTGACAGTCAGGCTCATACTGAACTTTAATACACAGATGTgaagtgcagatgtgaaaaaggcttttgttttgttttgtcaaaatTCCCTCACAGATCTTAACAATAACATCATCAAAAGTTGAACTCAAACCATGCAGCCCTGTATGAGGGCGCCTCAGTGAAGCCCAGCTTTGTAAATAGCCTGTGGGAGAGCGTGTTCTCCTCCTCGATGAAGCAGTACACCGGGTACCCCTCAGCGTGGAGCCTCCTCGCCATGCTGCAGATCAGGACTTTGGCATAACCTTTCCCTCTGTGCCCCGGCAGCGTGTACAGAATGCCCATGGCACAGTAATCATACATCAGGATCCAGGACACGGGCTGACCCTGGCCGTCTGTGATGCAGCATGAAGGGAAGGAGCTGATGAGGTTTTGAATGTTCCTGAAGCCCTGCTCGCTCCCTCCAAACTTCCAGTTCTGATTCACCAGCTCAGCATGAGAGGGGGCGAGGGGGGAAACCCTCGCTTCAAGCTCCCTGTGGAGACACGGACAAAAATACTATTTCATCCaattagaagaaaaataattactttttttttctgttgtagaTTTAGGTAGCAACGGTACATATATCCTATACCATGCACTGGTCTGGTTGAATCGATCCCAGTTAAATTATTACTTCAGTTAAATTTCTTCACAAAGCACGAGTGCAGTGAAGAACACGTGTGCCCCCCCGGGCGCCTCATTTAAAGTCCCTCACTTATCCGACTGTACCTGTCGACTTCAGGTGCGAGCAGACTGCCGATGTCCGGTAAATACATCAGATGCACCAAAGTGTAGAACTTGTGGTtgacttctctctctgcagccactTCTTTGAGCATGGGGGCGTGGGAAAAGTCAAAtcctggaggaaaaaaaaaaaagcaagagttaaattaatctttgtttttttctacctcTTCTCTTCTAGTATCTACCAGAAGTGGAAGAAGTATTCACCCAGGTGCTGAAATAAAAGGATACTCTCTGAAGGTGTTTTGGAGACCCACCTGGTGGTACTTTAGAGAGCTGCAATGGGTacgtttatgtttgtttgtgacttCTGACTTCAAACGGTTGTCTGGTTAGTGCATTTTAAGCTGCTAACTTTTAAATGATATGAAACGCCAAACAAGAGGAAAGGGGagaagaaaaaggtgaaaatgatgcaaacacagaaacagaaccaGACAGGTAAAATGTCTCAAGGCAAAAACGAGAAGACAGGCAAAGTAAAAACAATCTAGAGGGACGCCCAGAGGAACGCCCAGAGAGAGGGATGCCCAGAGAGAGGAACGCCCAGAGGGAGGGACGCCCAGAGGGAGGGACGCCCAGAGAGAGGGACGCCCAGAGAGAGGGACGCCCAGAGGGAGGGACGCCCAGAGGGAGGGACGCCCAGAGAGAGGGACGCCCAGAGGGAGGGACACCCAGAGAGAGGGACGCCCAGAGGGAGGGACGCCCAGAGAGAGGGACGCCCAGAGGAACGCCCAGAGGGAGGGACGCCCAGAGGGAGGAACGCCCAGAGGGAGGGACGCCCAGAGGGAGGGACGCCCAGAGAGAGGGACGCCCAGAGAGAGGGACGCCCAGAGGGAGGGACGCCCAGAGGGAGGGACGCCCAGAGAGAGGGACGCCCAGAGGGAGGGACACCCAGAGAGAGGGATGCCCAGAGAGAGGGACGCCCAGAGGGAGGGACGCCCAGAGAGAGGGACGCCCAGAGGAACGCCCAGAGGGAGGGACGCCCAGAGAGAGGGACGCCCAGAGGAACGCCCAGAGGGAGGGACGCCCAGAGGGAGGGACGCCCAGAGAGAGGAACGCCCAGAGGGAGGGACGCCCAGAGGGAGGGACACCCAGAGAGAGGGACGCCCAGAGAGAGGGACGCCCAGAGAGAGGGACGCCCAGAGGAACGCCCAGAGGGAGGGACACCCAGAGAGAGGGACGCCCAGAGAGAGGGACGCCCAGAGGGAGGGACGCCCAGAGAGAGGGACGCCCAGAGGAACGCCCAGAGGGAGGGACGCCCAGAGGGAGGGACGCCCAGAGGGAGGGATAACAACACACAGGTGGGCACAATCAGGGTGGGGAAGCACAAGGCAGGAAAACTGCAGGATCGGAAAAGACAGAACTGGTTGTATCACTCAGAGTCTAAAAAATAACCTTACTGTCTTTAAGATTGGATTTACTCCTCCTGCTAAACAGTTTTCTGCATTTTCTGCAGGAAGCAACTCAGCGATATATTTCACCTCTTTAgatctttctttctcttaaaGTTCGTTAGAAAAACAAAGGTTTGAGGAATACTTGTCTTAACTCGCCTCCAATAAGGAAGTAAGTGCTCCAGTCTACTGCGTTCTCTTCCGTCAGCATTTTCCTCAGAATCTGTTCGTCCATGCTGTAGTACGTCACCTTCTTCATGAACTGCAGGGCTCGCCGGTTctgagaagaaaacacaacgttTAATGACATCCATTGTTTGATAATGGGGTCGCAGGTCGTTTTCTCAGGGCTGCAGCCGTAAATGAAGCAGAGAAGGTTTATCTgtcacaacttcaccaactagcAGGAtgcatgaagagagaaaggctTCAGGTCTCAGGCTCCAGCAACACTTCGAGTCCCCAGTATCTCAAAATCCTACTtactgaaactaaaataaaaatgtggctttacaaaaaaaatctccagTGGCCTGCATGTGAACTCACTTTGGGGTCAGGTCTGCAAATGATGACCTTGAAATCCGGCCAGGTATCAACGAGCACCTCCAGGATGCTCGGTTTGTTTCTGTTGATACCGTGAAGGAAACCGTAAACCTGCAAACAGGAACACTTCACAGCTAAGAtggaaatacatattttattttatggacACAAATCATGCTGACAAACTATTTTACGTTACCATTGATCACCTGGGCAGGTGTTTGAACAGTTCATGACCCACGTGTAGCCTATTTCGTCTTTGTTTAGGACAATCATGTTTTTTAACTTCTAATAATTAAACAATGGGTACAACACTTTACAGAAGCTTGAAGTACACTTTCGTTATAGCACATACGCAACCTTATACGTTGAAAGAAGAAAacgttcatttatttatacacaGGTGTAACGGTGTAACGAGAGActgtgttaactggtgactttcagTCGAATACGTCTGTTGTAACTATGACAACCACACTCGCATTCGGCTGGAAGTCTTTTCTTAACACGGTCACTGGATAAACCGTAACACTAGTGACAGCATGAAGGAGCTGTCAGTGGACCATCGATACAGTGGACCATGATGTATTATTGCATAGACTGGCTAATATAGGATTGTCTAATTCTGCTGTTGGTTGGTTTTCTAACTGTCTTTCAGACAGGACTCAATGTGTTTCAGTTGATACTTTGGCTGTCCACAAGGGGGTGCCACAAGGCTCTATATTAGGTCCCTTGTTGTTTACTATTTATATTAATGATTTGGGGAAATATGTCCAAAATGCAAATGCCCATTTTTATGCTGACGATactattatttattgttttggagAGACTGTGTTAAAGGCTGTTGATCGCTTACAAGCTGCTTTTAAAGAAATAGAAGCCCAACTCCTGTCTTTAAGACTGGTACTTAATGCAGATAAAACTAAAATGATGATCTTCACTAAATCCAGGGACAAAACTAACTGTCGGCCCACTCTATTTACATTTCAAGGTACTCTTATTGAGACTGTTTCCACTTTTAAATACCTTGGTATCATCATTTGTCTTTTAAACCCCATATCGAGAACCTGGCAAAGAAACTAAAGGTGAGATTGGgcttttatttcagacataaatcttgtttttcttttgtttctaaaaGGAGGCTTATTGCTGCTACTTTTATTCCATTATTAGATTATAGTGATGTACTGTACATGACTGCCTGCTCTACCTCACTGCACATGCTGGATGCTACTTATCATTGTGTGTTAAGATTCATTACGGGCTGTAAATCACTCACCCATCATTGCACCCTGTACTCTAAAGTAGGCTGGCTGTCCCTGTCAGCTCGTAGGCTTCTTCACTGGTACACCTTCATTTATAAAGCAATGACTACTCCCTTCATACCTCTGCACCTACctcacttttaaatcaaatccatcATACAGTTTGTGCTCTCTGGACTTTCTATCTACGTCAGTCCCCAGAACTCGTACTGAGTTTGGGAAGAGGGCCTTCATGTACTCTGCTCCCTCTGCATGGAACAGTCttcaaaaaacactcaaattgcaGGAACTCGTCActattaatgattttaaaactcgGCTCACAAGTTTTTTAATGGCTAATTTtggagtgtgtaaatgtttcactgcatagtattttatcatcatcacagaattgttcttttagtgtgttgtgtttgtttttgtttaacatgatctcgtcctccccctcctcgtcctgctcctcctcctcgtcctcctcctccccctcgtcctcctcctcgtcctcgtcctgctcctcctcctcgtcctcctcctcctcctccccctcctcctcctcctcgtcctcgtcctgctcctcctcctcgtcctcctcctcctcctccccctcgtcctcctccccctcctcgtcctgctcctcctcctcgtcctgctcctccccctcctcgtcctgctcctcctcctcctccccctcctcgtcctgctcctcctcctcctcctccccctcctcctcctcctcctccccctcctcgtcctgctcctcctcctcgtcctgctcctccccctcctcgtcctgctcctcctcctcctcctcctgctcctcctcctcctccccctcctcgtcctgctcctcctcctcctcgtcctgctcctcctgctcctcctcctcctcctccccctcctcgtcctgctcctccccctcctcgtcctgctcctcctcctcctccccctcctcgtcctgctcctcctcctcccccttctcgtcctgctcctcctcctcgtcctgctcctcctcctcctcctcctccccctccttgtcctgctcctcctcctcctccccctcctcctccccctcctcgtcctgctcctcctcctcgtcctgctcctccccctcctcgtcctgctcctcctcctcctcctcctcgtcctgctcctcctcctcctcctccccctcctcgtcctgctcctcctcctcgtcctgctcctcctgctcctcctcctcctcctcctccccctcctcgtcctgctcctcctcctcctcctcctcctccccctcctcgtcctcctccccctcctcctcctccccctcctcgtcctgctcctcctcctcgtcctgctcctccccctcctcgtcctgctcctcctcctcctcctccccctcctcgtcctgctcctcctcctcctcctcctccccctcctcgtcctgctcctcctcctcgtcctgctcctcctcctcctcctgctcctccccctcctcctcctccccctccttgtcctgctcctcctcctcgtcctgctcctcctcctcgtcctgctcctcctgctcctcctcctcctcctcctcctccccctcctcctcctcctcctccccctcctcgtcctgctcctcctcctgctcctcctcctcctcctcctccccctcctcgtcctgctcctcctcctcctcctcctccccctcctcctccccctcctcctcctgctcctccccctcctcgtcctgctcctcctcctcctcctcctccccctcctcgtcctcctgctcctccccctcctgctcctccgtctggactgtatttgtttctttttctcatgtctgtgctttctttttaggtttgtcttatatttcttttttactgctgccattttggccaggctttgctcgaaaaagaggtgatttgatctcaagcaattcttgcctggttaaataaaatagaaaaaaaaaggagccttCAGCTGTTACCTTTATACTCCTGGGAAAGTGATTCAGAAGAACTGCTTCAGCGACCTTCAGTTCGTCTTTGTTCAACACCTTCATGTTATCGTAatgttgatgtctttgtttgtctGCAGTCTGTCTGCTACTGGCCTCTGATTAGTGTTGCGAAAATTCCGCTTTCGCTAAACATTGACAGCAGTCAACATTACGTTGACGTCACATGGTCACGTGTGCTGCGTTCACTTGCTCTTCAGACCTTCTCT
This window harbors:
- the si:dkey-76k16.5 gene encoding glycine N-acyltransferase-like protein 3; protein product: MKVLNKDELKVAEAVLLNHFPRSIKVYGFLHGINRNKPSILEVLVDTWPDFKVIICRPDPKNRRALQFMKKVTYYSMDEQILRKMLTEENAVDWSTYFLIGGFDFSHAPMLKEVAAEREVNHKFYTLVHLMYLPDIGSLLAPEVDRELEARVSPLAPSHAELVNQNWKFGGSEQGFRNIQNLISSFPSCCITDGQGQPVSWILMYDYCAMGILYTLPGHRGKGYAKVLICSMARRLHAEGYPVYCFIEEENTLSHRLFTKLGFTEAPSYRAAWFEFNF